The Anoxybacillus flavithermus genome has a segment encoding these proteins:
- a CDS encoding IS701 family transposase, producing MNRLAHHQGIDKFFTMLGLALYFSKPVMKHLVHIVDAMVTKGFSGTLTDLHHGSFHPNHRTTLSHFFTKSPWDEETLLHKLQQWILRRVERSSKQENSPLFVSIDDTICQKTKPSSRATHAIQGCDWHYSHAEKKSIWGHSLVWLMVHTMTQAFPFAFRLYDKTAGKSKGELAMEMLSSLDVSRPVYVLMDSWYPSQTLVEACLKKGFHVIAMLKTNRILYPKGIAIQAKQFAHYIEPKDTHLVTVGKEQYRVYRYEGALNGLKDAVVILAWKADQPMTSEHLHCVLSTDRKLSDEDILRYYAERWSIECFFRQAKDQLKLDGYRVRGRRAVKRYWILVQLAYVYSMFESNSDFSDGLDLLRKRKGHSLVEFIYCAAKQNIPIDTVKKQLHVA from the coding sequence ATGAATAGATTAGCACATCATCAAGGAATCGACAAGTTTTTCACGATGTTAGGGTTGGCACTTTATTTCTCGAAACCTGTGATGAAGCATCTCGTTCATATCGTGGATGCGATGGTGACGAAAGGTTTTTCCGGGACGTTGACCGATCTTCATCATGGTAGTTTTCACCCGAATCATCGCACGACACTGAGCCATTTTTTCACGAAAAGTCCGTGGGATGAAGAAACATTGCTTCACAAACTCCAGCAGTGGATTCTTCGTCGTGTCGAACGCAGCTCGAAACAAGAGAATTCTCCCCTTTTTGTTTCAATCGATGATACAATTTGCCAAAAAACGAAGCCTTCGTCACGGGCAACACACGCCATTCAAGGGTGTGATTGGCACTATTCTCATGCCGAGAAAAAGTCAATCTGGGGGCATTCTCTCGTTTGGCTCATGGTTCATACGATGACCCAAGCGTTCCCTTTTGCCTTTCGCCTCTATGACAAGACGGCAGGGAAAAGCAAAGGGGAACTTGCGATGGAGATGCTTTCTTCTTTGGATGTGAGTCGCCCCGTTTATGTGCTCATGGATTCGTGGTATCCATCGCAAACGCTCGTGGAAGCTTGTCTGAAAAAAGGATTCCACGTGATTGCGATGCTCAAGACGAACCGAATTCTCTACCCGAAAGGTATCGCCATCCAAGCGAAGCAGTTTGCCCACTACATCGAACCGAAAGACACTCACCTCGTCACGGTGGGAAAAGAGCAGTATCGGGTGTATCGCTACGAAGGTGCTCTGAACGGTCTCAAGGATGCAGTGGTGATCCTCGCTTGGAAAGCGGATCAACCGATGACATCGGAACATCTTCATTGCGTCTTGAGCACGGATCGCAAGTTGAGCGATGAAGACATCTTGCGCTACTATGCTGAGCGTTGGTCGATCGAATGTTTTTTCCGTCAAGCGAAAGACCAGCTGAAACTCGATGGATACCGCGTTCGCGGGCGTCGGGCAGTGAAACGGTATTGGATCTTGGTGCAACTTGCGTATGTGTACAGCATGTTCGAGTCGAACAGTGATTTTTCGGATGGGCTCGATCTCCTGCGCAAGAGAAAAGGACATAGCCTCGTGGAGTTCATTTACTGTGCAGCAAAACAAAATATTCCCATCGATACCGTAAAAAAACAGCTCCACGTGGCATAA
- a CDS encoding agmatinase encodes MDAGISPRYAQISTFMRLPHSRDIKNYDVAIIGVPYDGGTSYRPGTRFGPREIRSHSSLIRGYSYYSKSDLFSRLRIADYGDIDASPYNIELTYKLIEDTIESILNENVFPVVIGGDHSISLGILRAVAKKYGPVGLVQFDAHSDTYDGVYGTEYHHGTPFKRAIEEGLIDPSRSLQIGIRGQFVSSTDLDYALQSGMKILMMDDINKKGISDVIKNIEGLGKEPVYVSLDIDAVDPAFAPGTGTPVPGGFDSREIIQLVRSLKPLNVVGFDLVEVSPPYDNNGITSLLASNLIYEFLNTVLFL; translated from the coding sequence ATGGATGCGGGAATCTCTCCACGCTATGCACAAATTTCAACTTTTATGAGATTACCTCATTCTCGGGACATTAAAAATTATGATGTTGCTATTATTGGGGTTCCTTATGATGGTGGAACTTCATATAGACCTGGGACACGTTTTGGTCCTAGGGAGATACGATCTCATTCTTCGCTCATACGTGGATATAGCTATTATTCAAAAAGCGATTTATTTTCACGTTTAAGGATTGCTGATTATGGAGATATCGATGCAAGCCCCTACAACATAGAATTAACCTATAAATTAATCGAAGATACAATAGAATCCATTTTAAATGAAAATGTTTTTCCAGTTGTAATCGGTGGAGATCATTCTATAAGTTTAGGTATCCTAAGAGCTGTAGCTAAGAAGTATGGTCCGGTTGGATTAGTGCAATTTGATGCACATTCTGATACATATGATGGTGTTTATGGTACCGAATATCATCATGGCACTCCGTTTAAAAGAGCTATTGAAGAGGGACTAATTGATCCATCACGCTCCCTACAAATCGGCATCCGTGGACAATTTGTTTCCTCTACAGACCTTGACTACGCACTGCAGAGTGGAATGAAGATTTTAATGATGGATGATATAAACAAAAAAGGTATTTCAGATGTAATTAAAAATATTGAGGGTCTTGGTAAAGAACCGGTATATGTATCACTAGATATTGATGCAGTGGATCCAGCTTTTGCACCTGGTACTGGTACTCCTGTTCCAGGCGGGTTTGATAGTCGAGAAATAATTCAATTAGTACGTAGTTTAAAACCACTTAACGTAGTAGGATTTGATCTAGTAGAAGTTTCTCCTCCTTATGATAACAATGGAATTACGTCACTATTAGCATCTAATTTAATTTATGAGTTCTTAAATACTGTTTTGTTTCTTTAG
- a CDS encoding ATP-dependent carboxylate-amine ligase, with amino-acid sequence MLEYQQKHLILLESMFFSTGFEACKIAKELGYKVTLICRDFKLYLKNKPLNQHPLGLADFHIETETNDAKSLIQFLENYYEKNPFHGLLTFSDYYVDIAAQVATYFGFLSPSPKSVQIARNKDLSRICLLEKSVPSAKFHIVKSFEEALKAAKDIGYPCVVKPTAETSSYGVECVFNDEQLLKAFNFANSIIINERGQRREGKVLIEEYMVGEEVSVETISINGDCHVLGITSKGLTGWPNFVECEFSFPYKIPENTRNSVIDVVKSALNAIGYFHGPCHTEIKLTKEGPKVVEINPRLGGRFISKMISDSLGIDPIKEVIKLAMGDSVDLLPKRNIGTAWSAITAPSTGFLKEIKGKEEVLKSSGVEIFILNAKIGDFVRKPTNNGDTIGYIYTLGKDAADARDNLKKAREKLQLIISS; translated from the coding sequence ATGTTGGAATACCAACAAAAACATCTTATATTACTAGAGAGTATGTTTTTTTCTACAGGTTTTGAGGCTTGTAAAATTGCGAAAGAACTGGGATATAAGGTTACATTAATTTGTCGAGATTTTAAACTTTATCTTAAAAATAAACCTTTAAATCAGCATCCACTTGGTTTAGCTGATTTCCATATTGAAACAGAAACGAATGATGCTAAAAGTCTTATTCAATTTCTTGAAAATTATTATGAAAAAAACCCATTTCATGGATTACTAACTTTCTCAGATTATTATGTTGATATTGCAGCGCAGGTAGCTACTTACTTTGGCTTTCTATCTCCTTCTCCAAAATCAGTTCAAATAGCACGAAATAAAGATTTAAGCCGTATATGCCTACTGGAAAAGAGTGTTCCCTCTGCAAAATTTCATATTGTAAAAAGTTTTGAAGAAGCTCTTAAGGCAGCAAAAGATATAGGCTATCCATGTGTTGTTAAGCCGACAGCAGAAACTAGCAGTTATGGTGTAGAATGTGTATTCAATGATGAACAATTATTAAAAGCTTTTAACTTTGCAAATTCGATTATAATAAATGAACGTGGTCAGCGTCGTGAAGGTAAAGTGCTGATTGAAGAATATATGGTGGGAGAAGAAGTAAGTGTTGAAACTATATCAATAAATGGAGACTGTCATGTTTTAGGGATTACTTCTAAAGGATTGACAGGATGGCCAAACTTTGTTGAATGCGAGTTTAGCTTTCCTTATAAAATTCCAGAAAATACAAGAAATTCAGTTATAGATGTTGTTAAATCTGCATTAAATGCAATAGGATATTTCCACGGTCCTTGTCATACGGAAATTAAATTAACAAAGGAAGGACCTAAAGTAGTAGAAATTAACCCTCGTTTAGGAGGACGATTTATTTCAAAAATGATTTCAGATTCTTTAGGTATTGACCCTATAAAAGAAGTAATAAAATTAGCTATGGGAGATTCAGTTGATTTACTACCTAAACGTAATATTGGTACAGCTTGGTCTGCCATTACTGCACCTTCTACGGGATTTTTAAAAGAAATAAAAGGAAAAGAGGAAGTACTAAAATCTTCAGGTGTTGAAATATTTATACTTAATGCAAAAATTGGTGATTTTGTTCGCAAGCCTACTAATAATGGAGATACTATTGGCTATATCTATACTTTAGGAAAAGATGCAGCCGATGCCAGAGATAATCTAAAAAAAGCTAGGGAAAAACTCCAATTAATTATTTCAAGTTAG
- a CDS encoding bifunctional ornithine acetyltransferase/N-acetylglutamate synthase has product MEIINPLKDNNQEILSMYLPKGFYTCSKNLGIKDETLDFTVIYSTTLATAAAMFTQSRFCGAPIPIGRKNVANGRLQCFVINSKNANVATGEEGIANVKEIIHLIGEELNISPEDILPSSTGVIGRQLPMEKIRKGIKGLKNQMIQGGFEKAAEAIMTTDTYPKMRVCKVGSATLVGIAKGSGMIEPNMATLLAYFVTDAKIPSDTLKEFLEEAVNKSFNMVSIDTDTSTSDTVAIMANGLAGKVNFDDFRTALTNMAIELAKEIARDGEGATKLLEVIVEEASSFAQAKKVGKKIVNSPLVKTAIFGTDPNWGRIAMAIGKCEEEVEISPEKVSIFFGTIPVYKGKPVNDLDLEQIRKYLQGSEITIRVSLGLGKDTATVWGCDLSYDYVRINGEYTT; this is encoded by the coding sequence GTGGAAATTATTAACCCACTGAAAGATAATAATCAGGAGATTTTGTCAATGTATTTACCAAAAGGATTTTACACTTGCTCTAAAAATTTAGGAATAAAAGACGAAACACTTGATTTTACTGTTATATATTCTACGACACTCGCTACGGCTGCTGCTATGTTTACACAAAGCCGTTTTTGTGGTGCACCTATCCCAATTGGAAGAAAAAACGTTGCTAATGGACGATTACAATGTTTTGTAATTAATAGTAAGAATGCTAATGTGGCTACAGGTGAAGAAGGAATTGCAAATGTAAAAGAGATAATTCACCTTATCGGAGAAGAATTAAATATTTCTCCAGAAGATATTCTCCCTTCATCAACAGGTGTAATCGGCCGACAATTACCAATGGAAAAGATTAGGAAAGGGATCAAAGGCCTTAAAAACCAGATGATTCAGGGGGGGTTTGAGAAAGCTGCTGAAGCTATCATGACCACTGATACCTACCCAAAAATGAGGGTTTGTAAGGTAGGAAGTGCTACATTAGTTGGCATAGCTAAAGGATCCGGAATGATTGAACCAAACATGGCTACCTTGCTTGCTTATTTTGTAACAGATGCAAAAATCCCTTCAGATACGTTAAAAGAATTTCTTGAAGAAGCAGTAAATAAATCCTTTAATATGGTAAGTATCGATACTGACACAAGTACAAGTGACACTGTTGCTATTATGGCTAATGGTTTAGCAGGTAAAGTAAACTTTGACGATTTTAGAACAGCGTTAACAAATATGGCTATAGAACTTGCTAAGGAAATTGCCCGAGATGGTGAAGGTGCTACCAAATTACTTGAAGTTATTGTAGAGGAAGCATCTAGCTTCGCTCAAGCTAAAAAAGTTGGAAAAAAAATCGTAAATTCTCCACTTGTAAAAACAGCTATATTTGGAACTGACCCTAACTGGGGGCGTATAGCAATGGCGATTGGTAAATGTGAGGAAGAAGTAGAAATCTCACCTGAAAAAGTTTCGATATTTTTTGGTACTATACCTGTTTACAAAGGAAAACCGGTAAATGACCTAGATTTGGAACAAATTAGAAAATATTTGCAGGGATCGGAAATTACAATCCGAGTATCTCTTGGTTTAGGAAAAGATACAGCGACCGTTTGGGGGTGTGATCTTTCCTACGACTACGTTCGAATAAATGGTGAATATACAACTTAA
- a CDS encoding asparagine synthase — protein MVRCTGFGLIVSPDRHNEVVEWPFAVQGINSTRFERIENLEYSSVIRGEENCVKTAYMIEEDIAIWMIGEVYNRESIWNTIIGEEKNSSDLDVDLLLNLIRLYGTTALRLVNGRFAAVIRFRDRLLLVTDHAGTIPLYFHISKNSIYVATEAKALILGGNLSPGLRKFEDRTFEQNMIETIFKGINRVPIGSIIEINLRTFEMKKEHHWRMPSERLVISEEKACHLLYETLDKAVEFQKGENDSVGVILSGGIDSSAITSLIAPKVTKLYTFSIGTESANEFEYAKLVADRYQTDHHEFLIREEEFLEKLPHVVWAAEVPHAEFIEYLTPVYITYQHARSFTNRILTGYGSDILFGGMLDPHMSIEELDNYIQRDVLSIDGSNEFTHTIGLVHGIWTTHPYWDREFLRITLQLDPRLKNLHGIEKYILRKSFESFLPQRNVWRKKIGVHQSTGTENAFTKWVNENIRGNEPLAVRKNKIIYNLLQTLYVEGANPDEININNSRVLINQ, from the coding sequence GTGGTACGTTGTACAGGTTTTGGTTTGATTGTAAGCCCTGACCGACATAATGAGGTAGTTGAATGGCCTTTTGCTGTTCAGGGAATCAATAGTACACGATTTGAACGGATAGAAAACTTGGAATACTCTAGTGTAATCCGAGGAGAAGAAAATTGTGTCAAAACGGCCTATATGATTGAAGAAGACATAGCCATATGGATGATAGGTGAAGTTTATAATAGAGAGTCTATTTGGAATACTATAATTGGAGAAGAAAAAAACTCAAGTGATTTAGATGTAGATTTATTATTAAATTTAATTAGATTATATGGGACAACAGCTTTACGACTTGTAAATGGTCGTTTCGCTGCAGTTATTCGTTTTAGGGATCGTTTACTTTTAGTTACTGATCACGCCGGGACAATACCTTTATATTTCCATATATCCAAAAATTCTATCTATGTAGCAACTGAGGCTAAAGCCCTTATTCTTGGTGGGAATCTTTCTCCTGGACTTCGCAAATTTGAGGATCGAACTTTTGAACAAAATATGATTGAAACAATTTTTAAAGGTATTAATCGCGTACCAATCGGATCTATTATTGAGATTAATCTTCGGACGTTTGAGATGAAAAAAGAACATCACTGGAGAATGCCTTCTGAAAGGCTAGTAATATCAGAAGAAAAGGCTTGTCACTTGTTATATGAAACGCTCGACAAAGCGGTAGAATTTCAGAAAGGAGAAAATGATTCAGTAGGTGTTATTCTTTCGGGTGGGATTGATTCCAGCGCTATTACAAGTTTAATTGCTCCTAAGGTTACAAAACTATATACATTTTCTATAGGAACTGAGTCAGCAAATGAATTTGAATACGCTAAACTTGTAGCAGATAGATATCAAACAGATCATCATGAGTTTTTAATCAGGGAAGAAGAATTTTTAGAAAAACTACCGCATGTAGTATGGGCTGCTGAGGTCCCACATGCAGAATTTATTGAATATTTAACACCAGTATATATAACTTATCAACATGCTCGCTCATTTACTAACCGTATTCTTACTGGATATGGATCAGATATTTTGTTTGGAGGTATGTTAGATCCCCACATGTCAATAGAAGAGTTGGATAATTATATACAACGGGATGTACTATCAATCGATGGTTCCAACGAGTTTACTCATACTATAGGTTTAGTTCATGGAATTTGGACAACCCATCCATATTGGGATCGTGAATTTTTGAGAATAACGCTACAATTAGACCCTAGATTAAAGAACTTACATGGAATAGAGAAATATATTCTTCGTAAAAGTTTTGAATCCTTTCTACCACAACGTAATGTGTGGCGTAAAAAAATTGGAGTTCATCAATCTACAGGAACTGAAAATGCCTTTACCAAATGGGTAAATGAAAATATTAGAGGTAACGAACCTCTTGCAGTAAGGAAAAATAAAATAATTTATAATCTACTCCAAACTCTCTATGTAGAGGGTGCAAATCCCGACGAAATTAACATAAATAATTCACGCGTGTTGATTAACCAATAA